From Rhinoraja longicauda isolate Sanriku21f chromosome 24, sRhiLon1.1, whole genome shotgun sequence, one genomic window encodes:
- the mcee gene encoding methylmalonyl-CoA epimerase, mitochondrial yields the protein MAAPTVRIAMAARAYSSGLQGARWKLGGLNHVAIAVPEMEAARSFYRDVLGGRVSEATPQPEHGVSTAFVELGNTKLELLEPLGDRSPILGFLRKNSQGGVHHICIEVDHLADAVEQLRARRVRTLSPEPQIGAHGKPVIFLHPKDCGGVLVELEEA from the coding sequence ATGGCGGCCCCCACGGTGAGGATTGCCATGGcagcccgggcctacagctctgGGCTCCAGGGCGCCCGCTGGAAGCTGGGCGGCCTGAACCACGTCGCGATCGCCGTGCCGGAGATGGAGGCGGCGCGCTCCTTCTATCGGGATGTGCTGGGCGGCCGGGTGAGCGAGGCGACACCGCAGCCCGAGCACGGCGTCAGCACGGCCTTCGTGGAGTTGGGCAACACCAAGCTGGAGCTGCTGGAGCCGCTGGGCGACCGGAGCCCGATCCTCGGCTTCCTGCGCAAGAACAGCCAGGGCGGCGTCCACCACATCTGTATCGAGGTGGACCACCTGGCCGACGCCGTGGAGCAACTGCGGGCCCGCCGGGTGCGCACCCTCAGCCCCGAGCCCCAGATCGGAGCCCACGGCAAACCCGTCATCTTCCTCCACCCCAAGGACTGCGGCGGCGTCCTGGTGGAGCTGGAGGAGGCCTGA